The following DNA comes from Dermacentor andersoni chromosome 2, qqDerAnde1_hic_scaffold, whole genome shotgun sequence.
TCAAAGGCGCTCTCTTTTATGCGAAGTCACATTTTATTTGAGTAATTTTCTGGCCTCCTTGGAGGTCAAAGGAACAAGGTTCCACTATACCATAGGCCGAGATCTACTCTACTCAAAGGTTGCCTCAAGTTTGTTCCTCGGAAACAACAAAGAAATTAatttttcaggaaaatattacTCACATGGTACTGGGAATAACTATCACTCATTCGAGGACCGTGAGTTGCAGCTGCGCTGTGGTCGTCTTCACTGGGTGGTGTCGGAGACCCATGGGCCTGTGTTGCAATAGTTCAAAGATGTTAGCAAAGAATTGTCAGAAATTTACGCAGCAATACAAGAATGCAGACTGCACTGAACATTCATATTATGCGAGACGTGTCCAACATGTGACAAATTCTTAGCGTTACAAGGGGGCCAAATGAAGTCACAATGCATCCTGAGGGCGAAAAGCACCAGCTCTCATGCAGGCTGATTACTGCATTTGAATCGCTGAACACTGTCCATATGGCATTGTCATCTGAGTCAGAGCAAGAATATATAATGGATGCAGTAAACAAAAAGCTGCAGTACTTCATTAACAAGGTTTCCACCTACAATATTAATTATAAACTGCATAGTGAGTGCAGCAACATGCACCCCAAACTGTTGGCATAACTAAATTGTGTAAAGGACAAAAAGCCAAATTTTCAGTAACAATGGAACAGATCACCAGGTACAACAGTGAAACGCTTAATATACCCGAAAAAGGAATGGTGAGACTTCATGGGCTTACAAATGTCAAGATGAGGGCTGATGGATGGAAATAAACTTTTGATAAAAGTTGCATGAACCAGGGAAAATGCCACAGAAAGGCTGGCTGAAATTTTCAATAGCTGGACCTATATTTTCATCCCATCTGACCTAGAAAGATGCTAAAGGCAAACCTGAACTCTAACTAAAATGACAAACTATTGTCTTCAAAATGTCATAGAATTTGTTATGCATCAGGAAATGACTCAGCTGCTGAGAAAATTACATGCGAAGACAGCAAAATACTACCAATGAAAACAGGTATGGATGCACCAGCACCATATCAGTGCAGGGCAGCTGAAAAAGAATTAACTGGTTCTCTGATAAGGAATGGAGGAGGGACAGACAAGTTACAGCCACCAATAGAAACACACTGCTGTGATCTGCGCAGCCAGGCACAACTTCAGTAATGCATACAACTGGCAATGTTTTAGTCATTTAAATTTGTTGACTGGAACATAACACAAAGGCTCCCAGTCCGTCCTGTTAGGTATGACTGATTATTTCTCTCATGTCGGTATACCTTGAATATAGCAACATCGTGACCTCAGGCTGCACTGCAGAAGACAAATGCAGCCGGGAGGCCATTTCCCGTCTTTCAGTACTGCTGAAGTGCGATCACGCAGTGTGTGGGAGAGGGAATGGTATGAGTGCCCTATTGAGCTGCAGAGGTTTGAAGGATGGACAAGTCACTCGGGCCGGGCTTCTTCAACCATGCTTGCGTCCCTCCAACATTGGTGGACCGGACTAGAAGCTATGGCCTCAAGATGCTGTATCCTCCCCCTTCAACACTTTCCATCACTGACGTTAAATTGCCTGCCTCTTGGAGGGAGGACACCAAACTATGGTTTATCCAGTCGGAGTCACAATTTGCTGCACCGCACATCCCTGCAGATCTCACAAAGTACAACACTGTGGTGAGCAGCCTGCCACATTATTTGCTAGTGAAGTCTAAGACTTGCTGTTTTCTACACTAACAGACAATGCATATGGCCCATTGAAGGCAACACTAATTTTCACGGCTATGCCCCCTAAGCGCCAGTGGCTGCAACACCTTCTTCATGAAGCTGGCTTTAGTGACTGCACTCCAAACTATCTGCATCATCATATGCAGCAATTATTTGGCACGGCAGCAGACAGACTTGCCAGTGTCTTGCTTTGAGAAATTTTTCTTCAAAAAATTCCCCCAAACATCTAAATGGTCCTTCTCAGGCGAGAAAGAATTATCCAAGCTAGCTGACAAGCTCAAGGGGGTCCCTTGGCCACCAATCGCAGGCACCACAAACAAGCCACCTCATTCCAATTAGCTGCAGAAGATGATTACGAGACTTTTTGGCTCGTGGATACTGTGGCTGCCCTTCAGACTGCCTTATGCTCAACGGGCCAGTGCGCTATGCAGCCGCCTCCCCAGCACCGAAAGCTATGCTTGTACCATCACAAGTTCAACAGAAATGTACGCACAAGTCTATACCGTCCTACAAGCTCTCGGGGAACGCCCCGGGAAAGCACTGAAAGCAACCAGAAACTCTGCTATCTGTAACATCACTCCTCCGTCTTCTTCCTAACACTCACACAATGGCTTGCACTTCCTCGTCCGAACACTTTCTCGTTCAGCGGACCGCAAGTGCCTAAATGCAGCGCCTCTGAAAGCGGTGAACAGCCTGACCATAAATAGCCATTTCTGCTTTTCAAATGTCTTAAACGAAGAATAAGTACAAAAACTAAGGACACTAAACTGGCCTGAGTTAATACTCCGACTGTGacacattttttttacaaatgtaaGCACTGAAACAACAGACTGGCAGCTTAAAATTCACGGACTACAGGATATTGCTCCATTCGGCATGGCCAAAAAATGGAAAGAACTAGCTTTCAGAGATGATTTCAGAGCATTTTCTTATGTCGCTGATCAATGCAAAACAGATAACGAAAGTGAGAGGTAAGTGTATTACTCTGCTTGCAAAAGCCGCACCGTCCTGGCACACTGTCCTGACATTAACATATTAGGCACTTTACTTACATTTTCTCGTTTGGCTTGTTCAGTCTGCCGCTGGCGTGCAAATTTCCCTTCTGATGGGAGCAATTCTGAGAGGTAGACCTCCTCTTCATTGCCGTACCCAACATAACGAACAATGCACGTGTCATGGTCCATAGACTTCACTTTGGCCTCATAGCACTGCCCGTCAACTGAGTAGACGCACCGGCAGAAATCTCCAACTTTCCATTCCTAGAATGTAAGTGACCATACCAGCTGCTGTCAAGGCACTGAGAAAAACAACCGAAACAGTGCTCAACGCACCCAAGATTTGCTGAATTTCAAGTACTCAAGATGTAGACATATATGCCTTAGTGAAGTAATACTGCCCTCATCTGCTCCGTGCCTGACCAATAAACAGGACACCTAAACAACACCAAAAATAACAGCAAGGACACACAGTCCAGAAAAAGTGTGTGTTATGTGAGAGTGCATATTTGATTAGCATCCAGCAATGAATGTTCAATTAACGACTTCGTGGCACAGTAATTTATAACAATTTCTGACTAATGTAACAGTCAACACAATCATATTGGATAAGAACAAGCATTATTGCATACCAATTGCATGCCTACTGTTATGCGTGTTAAGTGGACAATACAGACACTCAGGAAATAAACCTTAAAAGTTGTTTTTGACTGTTAGCGGTGGTATCTCAAACCAACTCGAAACCTTATAAGCCAATGTTAAAGTAGAAACACTTGGCCAGTCTTTCAAAACAAAATTCGTAAGATGACGACTTTGCTTAAATATTGAATAAGCGCACAGAAACGTTCTTGAGCAACGTTACGGCTACCTGAAATGTAATTAATACAATCATATCTGCAACTATTTATGCTGTGAAACGTCGGTAATAAGGTGCCGTACTCGTGCTTTCTGCTGGGTATGGTGAGCATcgtttttcttgtttcctttcttcttttgttgtttATGGGGACCACCTCCAGATGACGTCACCTGTTTGCCAGATCCTATATCATTCTGAAACGAAATTAATTGATTGAGAAGCAAACTTGCGGACACATTACGCACTTATGTCGACAATGCATGTATTCGAAAGACATACCTCATTCGTAGAGACTGCACGGTTGTATGCCTTTATCAACGCTTCATCGTCTAGCAGATCATCGCTTTTATCATCCTAAAATGAAAAACCGGATGAATGCTAGCGTACGCAACGCACGCGCTGAAGCGAATTTCACGCCGCAAACTTTACCATGAGTGCACAAAACTGCCTTCGCGGACACTTACCTCGGACACCTTGTACACTACATCACTGTCTCCGCCAGCCATTACTCGTGCAACAGTCACAATTTGGAAATGGAAgtcagaaagataaaaaaaactgGCTGCGAACAAGCAGGTGACAATTAATATAACCACCAGTCCGGCGCGATCACAGCTACGAATACCAAACAATATGCATACGACAGAAAAAGTGCACAACGCCTGATGCTCTTGTCGATTGCGATGACTGGATGCAACACAGCTTCGTGTTGTCTCACTCATAGTGTTTCCTACAATATTGTTTGAAACTTTATGGTCTCACTCCTGTGGTATCACCATAGTAACTCTATAAGTAGCGCCAAggaggttaaaaaagaaattttaaCCTTCTTAGGTAGCACTCGTACTAGAGAACACCTATAATATTTACATGGatgagggaaagaaaaaaagagacgaaaaaaaaatcagttttttttttttgggggggggggggggacgggggAGCCTGGATTCCTTTCCCAGCAAATCCCCAACAGCGACCGAGAACCGTCCCCTTCGCGAAAATAAAGGCTTGAGTAATACATTCATTTTCCC
Coding sequences within:
- the LOC126540731 gene encoding survival motor neuron protein-like is translated as MAGGDSDVVYKVSEDDKSDDLLDDEALIKAYNRAVSTNENDIGSGKQVTSSGGGPHKQQKKKGNKKNDAHHTQQKAREWKVGDFCRCVYSVDGQCYEAKVKSMDHDTCIVRYVGYGNEEEVYLSELLPSEGKFARQRQTEQAKRENAHGSPTPPSEDDHSAAATHGPRMSDSYSQYHDTPFHSSHSLPPAPPLEPLLGRLPPFMKQSIPPPPPIAHGDLPNNEEALASMLMSWYMTGYHTGYYQGLQEAKSSKRECCCCRFSSHK